The Candidatus Limnocylindria bacterium genomic sequence GCAACCCGCAACAGACCAAGCGTCCCGGGAATACCGGGCTCATCGCCGCGGGCAACCTCGCCGGCCTGCCGGCGATCTTCTTTCCATGCGGATTCGGAACGGATGGGTTGCCTGTTGGCCTGCAGCTCGTCGGCCCGCCGTTCTCGGAGCGGCTTCTCGTCGCGCTCGCGTCCGCGTATCAGCGCGCGACAGACCACCACACCAAACGTCCGAGAGAGTGACGCGTGACCTCGCGCGACCCGTCGCCGTCGCGCTGATCAGACGCAGCGACGAGATCCTGGTCTTCGAGGTTCCCGATCCCGTGAAGCGCGTTACCGGATGGCGGCCTCCGGGCGGGACGATCGAGTTTGGCGAACAGGGTCGCGAGACGGTCGTGCGCGAGATTCGCGAAGAGCTCGACGTTGAGCTCGTCGACGCGGGCTACCTCGGAACAGTTGAAAACATCTTCACGTATCTCGGTGTCGCGGGGCACGAGCTCGTCCGCGTCTATTCGGCTCGCTTCGCGGACGCACGGCTGTACGATCGGGCCCGCTTCGATTGCGTCGAGGCGAACGGTGCGCGGTTCACGTGCATTTGGAAGCCGATCGCCGACTTCCGGGCCGGTACGCCACTCTATCCGGACGGGCTGC encodes the following:
- a CDS encoding NUDIX domain-containing protein; its protein translation is MTRDLARPVAVALIRRSDEILVFEVPDPVKRVTGWRPPGGTIEFGEQGRETVVREIREELDVELVDAGYLGTVENIFTYLGVAGHELVRVYSARFADARLYDRARFDCVEANGARFTCIWKPIADFRAGTPLYPDGLLELIR